The Dehalococcoidia bacterium genomic interval TTCGCCGCAGACGAGATAGCCGGGCTGCTGCGCAACGGGCACGACGAGCGTGACTTCGCGGTGATGTATCGCACGAACGCCCAGTCGCGAGCGCTCGAAGAGGCGCTGATCCGGGCCGGCATCCGCTACCAACTCGTCGGCGGCACGCGATTCTACGAGCGCCGCGAAGTCAAGGACGTGCTGGCCTACATGCGGCTCGTCCACAATCCATATGACGTCGTGAGCTTCGCGCGCGTCGTGAACGTGCCGGGCCGCGGCATCGGCGACAAGACGATGGAACAGCTCGAGCTGTGGGCGGGGCGCCTCGGCATGCCGCTGTACACCGCGCTGCAAATCCTCTCGGCGCAACAGGGCGGCAACCACGAGCACGAGGCCGCGAAGCTGGAACCGCACCCCGTAGGCACGCGGCAGGCCAACGCGCTGGTCAGTTTTCTGGAGATGCTCGACGAGTTGATCGACGTCGCAGCGAAGAACAACGTTTCGACGTTGATCGATGGCGTGCTCGAACGCACGCAGTACCGCAAGTGGCTGTTTGCATCCGCAGAGGACGACCTCGAGGCGGAGGAGCGCTGGGCGAACGTCGAGGAACTGCGCAACGTCGCAAGCGACTACGACGGCCTGGCGGCGGGCCACGGACTGGTGTCGTTCCTCGAAGACGTGGCGTTGATCTCAGACGCCGACACGATCGACGACACCGAGGACGACGGCGGGCGGGTGACGCTGATTACGCTGCACTCGGCCAAGGGGCTGGAATACCCGGTCGTGTTCATGATCGCCATGGAGGAAGGCGTGCTGCCGCACGTGCGGTCGTTCGACGATCCCTCGCAGATGGAGGAGGAACGGCGACTCGCGTACGTCGGCATGACGCGCGCAAAGTCGCGACTGTACCTGCTGCGTTCGTTCCGCCGCTACGGGATCGGCATGTCGACGCACAACCCGCCTTCGCGGTTCCTGCGCGACATCCCCTCCGAGTTGATCACGGCGAAGTCGGCGGTGTCGGAGGCGTCGGGGACGCAGGCCGAGCGCGGCCAGTTGCGCTACCGCGCAGCCGAGCGCGTTCGCGAACGCGACACCGCGGATGCCGACGCAGCGTTCTTCTCGGGCGGCGAGCGCGTGCGTCATCCGCGCTTCGGCGAGGGGATCGTCGTCGCAGCGGTGACGAAGGGCGACGACCAGGAGCTGACGATCGCGTTTAAGGGCGAGGCCGGAATGAAGAAGCTGATGCTGTCGTTCGCGCCGTTGGAGCGGATGTGATCGTCATCACGGCGCTAAAGCCGTACGCTTGAGCAAACTCTTCTTGAAGTCTGCAACGTCGCCGGTTGACCGGCAGCGCACGACCTTCTCTGCGTAGTCCGCTAGCAACTGCACTGTCTCCGCTCGCTGCCTTCGCGCCGTGCGCCGATTGTAATCAAGGAAGCTCGCGAGCCGGCGCCAACCGCGGTGGACGTTCGTCCGCGCGAGTTCCGCACGCACGTGTCGCTTGACGATGCGGGCGAGGCATGCACGGAGCGGTACGTCCAGCCACGCGATCGCATCGGCCTCGTCCAGCAGCGGTCTGAGCCATGCGTCGTGGTAAGCGCCCTCCGTGACCCACCCCGGCAGCGATCGTATCTCGTCGACGCGGGCGACGATCTCGTCGTGCGGGCGTTCGCCTTTCTCAACGTCGTACACGACGAAATCGAGGTCATGCGCCACAACGGCGAACGTATCACCGATCCAGCGCGCAAGCGTCGTCTTGCCGCTGCCCGCAATGCCGATGACGTGCACTTTGACGCTGCCGTCGCGAGTCACCCTCTCTCACTCCAATTCCATCTGCCATTCGAGCGGGTTGATGCCGCGCAGGACGGCCCCGCCATGCCTGCCAGCGCGCGTGCAAGCTTCGAGGAGCGGGAAGCCGCGCGCGAGATACCACGTGAGCGCCGCGGCAAACGTGTCACCCGCTCCGTATGCCGCAACGGTCCTGTCCGGTACAACTGGCGCCGGAAAGCGCACGACGCCGTCGCGTGTCTCGATGTAGCCTCCCCGCTCGCCCTCCGTCATCACGAGCGCCGCCGGCGAAGGCGTGTAGTCCGAAAGCACGCTGAACTCGCGCTTGTCCTTCGTGCTGCCGACGACGACGTCGGCGCGCACGCCCGAAGCATCGAGCGCCTGCTTGCGACGCGATGTGACGACGAGCACGCGCGCCTTGCGTGCTTCAATGAGCGTTTCAGGATCTTGGCCGGTGAAGTAGACGGCGTCGCACGTCTCGAGCACCTCCCACGGAAGATCGTCGCGCAGGCGCGGGTGCAGCGGTTCGCCAATGACGAAGATCGTGCGCTCGCCATCAGGCGTGATGACGGCGAGGTCGCGCGTGTGCGGCAGATCGCGGCGCGCGATGTGGATTTCGGCGGGGATCCTCGATAGCGCGCGCTCGACGGCGTGGCCCGCCTCGTCGCTGCCTGTTGCCGTGAAGAGATGCACCTCGCCGGGGCTGCGCGCGAGCTGATGGAACGCGATACCGGCACCGCCGCCGGCGATCGTGCACGATTCGGCGAGATGCGCAATCTCGCCGGGCGCTGGGAGCGCCGGCGCACGCCCAATCGTCACGTGCTCAACGTGGCCGATGACGGCAACGCGCAACTTCTCCGGCGCGACGTCTGTCATGCGGCGAGGATAACAGGATGGGAGAACCTCGAACCTCGAACCCGGAACCATTTGGACTCAGGTTCGAGGTTCTTGGTTCCAGGTTCTTACAAGCTGTACATTCGACGCCATGAAGGCAGAGATCCTCTCGATCGGCACCGAGATCCTGCTCGGCGAGATCACAGACACCAACGCCCAGTACATCGCGTCTCGGTTGCCCGGGCTGGGCATCGACCTGTATTTCAAGGCGGTCGTCGGCGACAACATGGAGCGGCTCACCGAGACCATCGGCCGGGCGCGTGAACGGTCCGACGTCGTGATCTGCACGGGCGGACTCGGGCCGACAGAGGACGACCTCACGCGCGAGGCGATTTCCGCGGTCCTCGGCGAAGAGCCGCACGTCGATCCGGACCTCGAGGCGACCTTGCGGTCGTTCTTCGAACGTCGCGGCTACGCCATGCCCGAAAGCAACGTCAAGCAGTGCTGGCTGATCCCGTCGGCGCGCGCAATACAGAATCCGCGCGGCACGGCGCCGGGATGGTGGGTCGAGCGCGATGGCAAAATTATCGTCGCTATGCCGGGGCCGCCGACCGAAATGACCCGCATGTGGGAGAACGAAGTTGCGCCCGCGTTAAAGGCCCGCAACCCCGGCGGCATCCTCGTCACGCGCACGCTTAAGACGGCCGGCGTCGGCGAAGGCACCGTGGACGAAATGATGAGCCCGCTGCTCAAGTCGCAAAACCCGAGCATCGGCATCTACGCGAGGGCGGACGGCGTGCACGTGCGCCTCGCCGCGAAAGCCGCCGACGAGGAGTCGGCTTGGCGATTGATCGTCCCCGTTGAAGAGGAGGTGCGGCAGATCCTGGGCGCGGCGATCTGGGGCGCTGATGATGACACCTTCGAGAGTGTGATCGGCGACATGGCGAAGGAACGCGGCGTCTCCATCGCGACCATGGAGTCGTGTACGGGCGGCATGCTGGCGAGCACGCTTACGGACGTACCCGGATCGTCAGCATTCTTTCGCAGCGGCCTGGTCTCCTACCAGACGGAAGTGAAGATCGAGTACGGCGTCCCCGCCGAGATCGTCGAAGAGCACGGCGTGATCAGTCCCGAGTGCGCCCGCGCGATGGCCAAAGCGACACGCGAGCGCTTCGAGGCCAGCGTGGGGGTCGGGATCACCGGTGTGGCCGGTCCGGAGGAGCAGGAAGGCAAGCCCGTGGGCACGATCCATATCGCGATCGACGCGATCTGGGCGGCGCCTCAGTCGATGAGTTACGTGTTCCCGCAGGGGCGCACCGCCGTGAAGCGTCGCGCGGTGACGACGGCGCTCGTGCTGCTGCGACAGTCGCTGCTGGAGTACAAGTCGGAGGACCTGCGTGAGTTTTGAGTTGTGAGTGCGTCTGACAAGGCCGATGTCGTTGTGTCTCGTCCCGGAGAGGCGATGTCCGCCACCGGTGCGGCCTTTGCACTACGCGAATGGACAGGGGGACCCGGCGGCGGTCCGCCGTTGCACGTGCACCACCACGACACTGAAGCGTGGTACGTGCTGGAAGGTACGCTTCGCTTCAGGCTCGCGGATCGCACGTTCGACGTCGCGGCCGGCGGCTGCGTGTTCGTCCCGGGCGGCGTAGCGCACACATTCAACAATCCCGGGCCAGGCGACGTGCGCTACCTTATCGTCCTAACACGCCGCATCCTGGACTTAATTGGCGCGTTGCACGAAGACATCACCCCGGATCGCGTCGCCGCGGTATACCGGGACTACGACTCGGAGTTACTCGAGTAGGATGATGGACGACAGAGCCGAACTGTTCCGCCACGTCGGACAGGGAAACCGAGACGCGCCGGCGGAGATGCTCCGCTACAGGCCAGATCCGGCACGCGCGCGCGACGCATCTTCGCTCTCAGTCCTCTCGTTCGCGAAATACATGCGTCGGCATGCGATACTCGACCTACTGCTAATCCAAACCGGCCCTCCGCTCGACATCTTCGAAGCAGCGTCCATCGACCGCGGACGACGCGCGCGACCTGCTCGCGGCGGATCGGGCGCTCGTCTATGCCTACTCTTCGGACGGGTTCACGGCGCTGCACTTCGCGGCGTATTTCGGGGCGACGGCGGCGATCGAAGCGTTGCTCGCGGGCGGTGCGAACATCGAAGCCCGCACGAAGAACTTTCTCGACAACATGCCGCTGCACGCCGCCGCGGCCGGCGGCCGCACGAAGCCGCGCGGCTGTTGCTGTGGCACGGCGCAGACCCGAACGCGCGCCAGCATGGCAAGTATACGTCCCTCATGACGGCGGCGTTCGCCAACAACCGCGAGCTCGCCGAAATGCTGATCGCCCGCAACGCCGACGCCGACATGCGCAACGAGGAAGGCAGGACCGCGGCCGATGTCGCCGCCGGAGTTGGCAACATGGAGCTTGCGGCGCGGCTGCGGCTCGCCGAGCGCGTGGTCGACCGGCGGAATGCCTGAACCGTCCGTCCACACCTGCTGCGCATCGAATCAAGACGCTCTGGATGCGTTACGCATGGACGCATTGTGCGCGACCCGAGCGGAGCAACCGTCGGCGCTCCACCAGCGCTAATCGTCGAGCCGCAGCAGGAGCGGCGTCTGGACGTCCGAGGGCCACACTTTAAGCGCCATGTCCGCCGGGAAGATGCTGAGGGACGCAGCTTCGTCGCGCGTAAACCAGCCGTGGCCGTGGAACGTCGTAATGCCGTCGCGCTCGGGGAGCGCGCACTCCTGCGGCCACCCGTCGGGTCGCGTTAGAAACGTGAAGCCCACCGCGAAGAGTTGATCCGACCGATACATCTCGAACACGGCCACCAGGCGCTCGATGCGCACGCGCAGTCCCGACTCCTCGAAGATCTCGCGGACGGCGCATTCCTCGATCGACTCGCCGTACTCGAGGCCGCCGCCGATGGAGCCCCAGTGGCGGACGTCGCCGCGCTGCTGGTCGATCAGCAGCAGCCGGCCCTCCGGGTCGACGACGTAGCCGCCGGCGCCCAGCTCGACCTTCGGCAGGTTGCGCACGCTGGCGGAAGGGATCGATTCGCTCATGGTGTCCCGATTCTACGCGTGTTCTCGCTGGAACGCGACGGTGCGCCTCGCTACGCTGATCGCATGACATCGAGCCTCGAAACACTCCAATCGACGAAGGAGACCCCCATGACCATGCCGGAGACGGACAATAAGGTCGCGCTCATCGTCGCCGCGCACCCGGATGATGCCGACTTCGGCGCGGCCGGCACTGCGTATCTGTGGTCGAAGGAAGGCTGGACGTTCTACTACCTCGTCTGCACGGACGGCAGCAAAGGTACCGATGACCCGAATATGGACCCCGCCGCACTCATCAAGATTCGGCGTGAGGAGCAGCGCGAGGCCGCCCGGCGCGCAGGCGTGACCGACGTCTTCTTCCTCGACAACGTCGACGGGGAGCTGACGTACACCCGCGGCCTGCTCGGCGACATCGTGCGGTACATCCGGATGCTGAAGCCGTACGCCGTGTTCACGCACGAGCCGGAGGCGTTCATCGTGCGAAACAGCTTCGTGAATCACGCGGACCATCGATGCACCGGTCAGGCGACGATCGACGCTATCTATCCGTCAGCGCGAGACCGGCTGAACTTCCCCGAGCAGATCGCCGAAGGACTCGAGCCGCACAAGGTGAAAGAGATCTACATTTGGGGTTCCGAGCAGGCTAACTTCGATTCCGACATCAGCGATGCCGTCGAACAAAAGATCTTCGCGCTGAACGCACACGTCAGCCAGGGATTGAGCAGCGAAGATCCGAACAGCGACTTCCTGAAGTTCGTGCGTGAACGCTGGCGTGGCGAGGACGGCCGCTACACGGAGCGGTTCCGCCGCGTGGTGCTTTTCCGCTGATCTCCTGATCTCCCCTTCACCTGATCATCGCCGCGTGCTACTATCGCGCGCGGCGGGGCGCTGGAACAGGGGCTGCGGGTGAAGTGGATCGGGACGATCCTCGCCTTCGTGTTTGCGCTCTCGTGGGCGTTCTCTCCTCACATGGCATCCGCACAGGAAGAGCGGGATCCGCTCATCTCCCCGCAGGTGGGTGAGCGCGGCTCGCGCTTTCAGATCGTCGGGCAGTTCGGCTGGACGCCGGGGGAGCAGGTGGCGCTCAGCATCGGCTTCGTGCAGGCGCAGCCGTTCGCGTTCGACGGCCCCTTCGCCTTCGAACAGGAAGTCACCGTGCTGCGAGACGGCACGTGGAGCTTCCCCGTCGTGCTTAACGATGCGCTCGGGCTGCCGCTGGCGGGCGACCCCGGCTACGTGGTCGTGCGGGCACAGAGCCCTTCGAAGACCGCCACCAACGCCTTCGTCTACACGGTCGATGGACGGACGCCCGTAGGCGCCGAGCAGATCGCGGATCTCGGCTTCGGGCCGGGCTTCGCGAACGTCGCGCTGCCGCTGGGCATCGCTCTGTTCGCGCTGGGCATCGGATCCCTGCTTATCGTGAGCGGCGAGTTGCGGCGACGGGATGCGACGCTTCTCGGCGCTGGGCGATACACGGGGCCGAGCTAAAGCGCGGCAGACAACCACCACACCTGCGTCTGCGTCGCGGGCTGAATGCCCGCGCCAACGAGCGGCACACGCACTCAGGCCGGCAGGCCGAGGCTCCGCAGGAACGCGTCCGTGTTGGGCTCCCGCCCGAGGAAGTCGCGCACGAGCACATCGCCGTCCACCGTGCCGCCGCGTTCGAGGATCGTACGCCGGTACTCACGGCCCGTCTCACCATCGAAGACGCCGGCATGCTCGAAGCGCGTGAACATGTCGTCGCCGAAGACGCGCGACCAGAGATACCCGTAGTAGCCCGCGTCGTAGCCGAACAGGTGGCCGAAGCCCGACTGGAAGTGCGTGCCCTCCGGATACGGGAAAGCCGTCGTCGGGTACAGCTCGCGCACGGCTTTGGTGGTGTCGCCGTCGAAGCCGGGGGAGTGGAACTTGAAGTCGAGCCGCGCGAAGAACATCTGACGCAGTTCGCGGAGGCCCGAGCTGACGTTCTTGGCGCGGATCATGGCGTCGAGGAGGTCCGCAGGCAGCGGATCGCCAGACTGGTGGTGCGCGGCGAAGCGATTCAGCACGTCGCGGTCCCAGACCCAGTGCTCGAGCATTTGCGACGGCGCCTCGACGAAGTCGCGCTCGGTCGATGATCCGCTGAACTCCAGGAAGTCCGCCCGCGTGAGCGTCTGGTGCAGGATGTGGCCGAACTCGTGCCAGAACGTCACGACTTCCGTGTGCCGCAGCAGCGAAGGGCTTTCCGCCGATGGCTTGGTGAAGTTCGCGACGATGGCGCTGATCGGCTTCTGGTAGGAGCCATCGTCGAGGCGGCGGCCGCTGCGCAGCGTGAAGGCGGCGGCATGATTGAACTTGTTCGGGCGCGGGTACAGGTCCATGTAGAAGCGCGCGATCGGTTCGCCGCCGGCCTGCGCGTCGAAGATGTCGTATGCCTGCACGTCTTCGTGCCAGATCGGCGCCTCTGGCGCAGCCTCGTACCGGATGCCGAGCAGTTCCTGCGTGACGAGAAAGAGGCCACGGACGGCGGCATCGAGCGGGAAGTAGTTCGCCACTTCAAAGTCGTCGACGGCGTACTCGGTCTTGAGCAGCCGGTTCGTGTAGAACCACCAGTCCCACGCATCGACGGTGGCATTGCCGGCGTGCGCTTGCTTTACGCGCGAGAGGGTCTCGATGTCGGCGGCAGCTTTCGGGCGAAGCTGCTGTTCGAGGTCGCGCAGAAACGTGTCGACGCTGTCACGCGTCTTCGCCATGCGCTTCTCGACGACGTACGCAGCCCACGAGTCGTAGCCAAGCAGTGTCGCGATCTCGTTCCGGGTGGCGATCGCTTCTTCCAGCACCTTGACATTAGGCTCGCCGCCCTTGTTCTGGTTCTTGAGGAACATCGTCCGTCGCAGGTCGCCTGATTCCGCGTTGTCCATGAACGGCATGATCTCGGGGTAGTCGAGCGTGACGCGGTACTTCGTCTCCCCGTCCTCCTCGACCGTCGTGAGCCCGTCGATCCAGCGGTCGGGCATGCCGGCAAGCTGATCGCGAGCCACCGTGATGCCGTCTTCCCAGGTGTCGATCGCCTTACGAAAGTCGGTACCAAGCTCGACGAGGCGCGAGTTGAGGTCCTGTATCCGCTTGCGCCTGTCCTTCGGCAGGTCGAAGCCGGCGCGCCGGTAGTCACGCAGCGTATGTTCCAACAGGCGCTTCCGCTCACCCTGCAACGACGCCGCTTCCGGCGACTCGGAGTACTCCTTGATTGCCTGGTACAGGTCCTCGCGGTAGGTGAGGTCCACGGCGTACTTGCTGATCTTCTCGTCCCACTCGCGGGCGGTCTCGCGCAGGTTGTCATCGAGCGCGACGTAGGCCATGAAGGCGTAGGCGCCCGACGCCTGGCCGACGTAGTCCGCGGCGGTCTCGAGCGCGGCGAAGGTGTTAGCGAAGGTGCGCTCGCCGGCCGGCACCGCCACGATTCTCGTGATGGCGGCGTCGCAGTCGCGCATGGCCTGCTCGCAGCCTGCGGCGACCTTCTCCGGCGTCAGGTTCCCGTATTCGATCATCTCGCGCTCCTTGGTCTGCCGCAGTGCCGGGACAGGCTATCGCGGGTTGAAGCGCCGCACCAACGAGGGCGCCGTTTCCCGTGCCAACTTGATTGTCTGAATTTTCCGGGAGCGATCCGCGGGCTCTCAGATACGAATCTTGATTGTCCGGTTTGATTGAGTGCGGCTCAGGGTTCTGCCGAAACGCCGAGCCGCGATCGCAGCGAACGGCGAGCCATGCGTTGGCTCGCAGTCACCCGGCGCGATCCTAGCAGCAAGGGGCGGTGAACGCCGAGTATCAGACGGCACAGTGCCGCCGCGGCCGTATTCCGGCCAGATCCGCAGGTGTTATCCTCGAACCATGGCACGCTCAGCCCGGATCGCACTGCTGCAGCTTCCGGCGTTCTCCATCGAGGACGCGGCGTCTTCGCTGGAGCACACGCTGCGCCGGATCGACGACGCCGCGCGCGAGAAGCCTGACCTGATTGCGCTGCCGGAGGTCACGTACCCGGCGTACTTCATCGGCGAAGGTGCGGCGCCGGGCGTGATCTCCCCTGGGGACGCGATGGCGCAGTTCGCCGCGAAGGCGCGCCAGCACGGGGTATACATCGCGGCGGGCATGGCGCTCGACGCCGACGGGGGCGGGCTCGCAAACGGCGCTGCGCTGTTCGGCCGCGACGGCACGCTGGCGGGCAGATACGACAAGTCGTTCCTCTGGCACTTCGATACGCGCTGGTTCGCCGGCGGCGCGGCGTATCCGGTGTTCGAGACGGACTTCGGGCGCGTGGGGATGCTGGTGTGCGCCGACGGTCGGCTGCCGGAGATCGCGCGATCCCTGGCGCTCAACGGCGCGCAGATCATCCTCGATTTGACGGCATGGGTGAGCAGCGGCCGCAGCGTCGACGAGTTGACGACGGTGCAGCGCGAATACATGATGCCCGTCCGGGCCGTGGAAAACGGCGTCTGGGTCGCGGCCGCGAGCAAGTTCGGCATCGAAGCGGAGAGCATCGTCTACTGCGGGCGTTCGTGCTTTATTGATCCGCGCGGGCGCATCGTCGCCGAACTGGGGTCGCACGAGGATGCAGCGCTCTGCTACGACGTCCCGCTGCACGACGCTGTCCCGCCGATCACGCGACGGCCGGAGCTGTACGAGGTTTTGGGTCACCCGACGGAATCGCTGCCGGTCATGCGGACGCTCGACGAGGCGACCGTCGTTCCCGAGCAGGAGCGCCGCATCGCGGTCGTGCAGGTGACGATGCCGCCGACGGGCGATGAGTTCCTGCGGTTGGCGCGGCGGCACGTCGAACGGCAGCGGCTGCAGGACGCGGATATCGTGCTCTTCCCGGCGACCCCGAGCCGCGTGCGCGCGGCATATCCGCACGACGCTGTGCTCGACGGCGTGCTGCGCATCGCAGCCGACACGGGCGTCATGGTGGCGTTCACCGTCTCCGAGGACGATGCCGGAAGCGGTAAACGCGCGATGTACCTTGTTTCGCCGCGAGGCGTGCTCGCGAAGCAACACCAGACGCACAAGCCACCCGGGGCGCGCTTCGAGACGATGCCGCTGGGCAATGACGTCTGCGCCGTCGTCAACACGCCGGTCGGGCGCGTCGGCATGATGATCGCCGCGGACGGATACGTGCCGGAAGTGGCGCGCTCGCTGATGCTGCGCGGCGCCGAGATCATTCTCTGGGCGGCGGACGACCCTATTCTGCCGATGGCGCCCGTGGCGCGGTGCCGCGCCGACGAGAACCGCGCGTACGTCGTGTGTTCGGGCGCGCCGACGGCGACGGCGGCATCGATGATCGTCGATCCGGCGGGGCGGCCGCTGGCGGAGGCGCTGGAGGGCGCGGAGCTGGCGGTGTCCGCGACGGTGAATCGTGCGCTCTCGCATCTGAAGGCGATGGCGCCCGGAACGGACGTCGTGAGGAACCGGCGGCCGGCATCGTACGCGGCGCTGACGCAAGCCGGAGCGCTCGCAAGCCCGTGATATAATCGCGCGTTCATTCGCCATGAGGGTCGACACGATTTCCGAACAAGCCATCGCTCGCGCAGCCATCAACCCGGGCGAGCACGCAGGAACACTGCGTGCGCGCGTCGGCGGTTATGTCGTCGACATGGTGATCTTCGCGGCGATCGCGATGCTCGTGATCGTCGCCGCGGGCGCCATGATCCTGCTCCGGACGGATGGCGCCGTCGACGATCCGACGGATGCGGAGTACTACTCGTTCTTTACGATCATCGCGCTGGGGACGCCGCTGGTCTGGTCGCTGCTGAACCTGGCGCTGCTGGTGACGCGCGGGCAGACGGGCGGCCAGTACGTCGCGGGGCTGCGGACGCGGAGCGCGGACGGTGAGGCGCTGCGGCCGGTGACGGCACTGGCATGGTGGTTCTGCTTCAACCCGTTGCTGTTTAGCTGGCCGATGGCACTCGTGGCAGGGATACCGCTGGCGGCGCTGCTGTTCCTTGTCCTGAACGTGTTCGCTCTGTTCGTGCTGACGCTGGTCGTGCTGGTCTGCGTGGCAGCGCCGATCGTGGCGTTCGTTTCGGCACTGCTAGATGCGGACGATCGGGCGCTCCACGATCGCGTGGCGGGGACGGTCGTGCTGCCTGTGAGCGACCGTTGACCTACGCACCCGCCCGCGTGGCGCCGATGCACGCTGACGAGACGGCGACTCACCGCAACGTCACGAAGTGGATCGTGGCGCTGGCGCTGTTCTTCGCGCTGTTCGCGTTTCTTGCTGCGATCCAGATCTTTCAGGTCACCTCCCGGGAGACCTCCGAACGCACGCTGCGCCGCTCGCTCGCCGTCGTCTCCGAGATCGATGTGCTGCTCGACCGGAACTACGAGGACCTGCAGCAACGCGCCGAATCTGCCGGCCCGAACGAGACGCTCGAACTGCGTGACTTCCCGGTGAGCGTGCCCCTGACATCGGAAGAAGTGCGCACGCAGCCGCGCGAGACGATCCGTCAGACGCTCCTCGAACGCGGCGCCGGGACCCTGTACGACGATGGCACGGGCGCGATGCGGGACGAGTCATCGTCGGGTGATGTGGCGGTCTTCAGCCTTGGCGGCAGCGTCGACCGGTCCCTGAACCTGCTGCGAGACGATATCCACCTGGCGGCGGGGGTGCTCATGGCCGTGCTGGGCGTTATCTCTCTGCTGCTCGCAGCATTGCTGATCGCGG includes:
- a CDS encoding UvrD-helicase domain-containing protein, which translates into the protein MPTTVDHILGELNPPQREAVTATLGPLLILAGPGSGKTRVIAHRIAYLVEHEEVEPWRIVAVTFTNKAAREMRGRVVSHLDERASEVMLGTFHSICARILRIDGQRIGLDRSFNIYDDADQMALMKRVADALAIDTRAIKERAILSAISQAKSELITPSDYASKTHDWFTEVIARAYERYQQMLAENSALDFDDLIVKTVQLLQDDEHTRRKYQDRFLHVLVDEFQDTNVAQYQLARLFAAFHGNICVVGDPDQSIYSWRSADIRNILNFERDFPNAKIVLLEQNYRSTQTILDAAHAVIAGNKQRKEKSLWTDRGAGQPICVYEAYDEQEEAQFAADEIAGLLRNGHDERDFAVMYRTNAQSRALEEALIRAGIRYQLVGGTRFYERREVKDVLAYMRLVHNPYDVVSFARVVNVPGRGIGDKTMEQLELWAGRLGMPLYTALQILSAQQGGNHEHEAAKLEPHPVGTRQANALVSFLEMLDELIDVAAKNNVSTLIDGVLERTQYRKWLFASAEDDLEAEERWANVEELRNVASDYDGLAAGHGLVSFLEDVALISDADTIDDTEDDGGRVTLITLHSAKGLEYPVVFMIAMEEGVLPHVRSFDDPSQMEEERRLAYVGMTRAKSRLYLLRSFRRYGIGMSTHNPPSRFLRDIPSELITAKSAVSEASGTQAERGQLRYRAAERVRERDTADADAAFFSGGERVRHPRFGEGIVVAAVTKGDDQELTIAFKGEAGMKKLMLSFAPLERM
- a CDS encoding PfkB family carbohydrate kinase; amino-acid sequence: MTDVAPEKLRVAVIGHVEHVTIGRAPALPAPGEIAHLAESCTIAGGGAGIAFHQLARSPGEVHLFTATGSDEAGHAVERALSRIPAEIHIARRDLPHTRDLAVITPDGERTIFVIGEPLHPRLRDDLPWEVLETCDAVYFTGQDPETLIEARKARVLVVTSRRKQALDASGVRADVVVGSTKDKREFSVLSDYTPSPAALVMTEGERGGYIETRDGVVRFPAPVVPDRTVAAYGAGDTFAAALTWYLARGFPLLEACTRAGRHGGAVLRGINPLEWQMELE
- a CDS encoding competence/damage-inducible protein A; translated protein: MKAEILSIGTEILLGEITDTNAQYIASRLPGLGIDLYFKAVVGDNMERLTETIGRARERSDVVICTGGLGPTEDDLTREAISAVLGEEPHVDPDLEATLRSFFERRGYAMPESNVKQCWLIPSARAIQNPRGTAPGWWVERDGKIIVAMPGPPTEMTRMWENEVAPALKARNPGGILVTRTLKTAGVGEGTVDEMMSPLLKSQNPSIGIYARADGVHVRLAAKAADEESAWRLIVPVEEEVRQILGAAIWGADDDTFESVIGDMAKERGVSIATMESCTGGMLASTLTDVPGSSAFFRSGLVSYQTEVKIEYGVPAEIVEEHGVISPECARAMAKATRERFEASVGVGITGVAGPEEQEGKPVGTIHIAIDAIWAAPQSMSYVFPQGRTAVKRRAVTTALVLLRQSLLEYKSEDLREF
- a CDS encoding cupin domain-containing protein → MSATGAAFALREWTGGPGGGPPLHVHHHDTEAWYVLEGTLRFRLADRTFDVAAGGCVFVPGGVAHTFNNPGPGDVRYLIVLTRRILDLIGALHEDITPDRVAAVYRDYDSELLE
- a CDS encoding ankyrin repeat domain-containing protein is translated as MLWHGADPNARQHGKYTSLMTAAFANNRELAEMLIARNADADMRNEEGRTAADVAAGVGNMELAARLRLAERVVDRRNA
- a CDS encoding NUDIX hydrolase encodes the protein MSESIPSASVRNLPKVELGAGGYVVDPEGRLLLIDQQRGDVRHWGSIGGGLEYGESIEECAVREIFEESGLRVRIERLVAVFEMYRSDQLFAVGFTFLTRPDGWPQECALPERDGITTFHGHGWFTRDEAASLSIFPADMALKVWPSDVQTPLLLRLDD
- a CDS encoding PIG-L deacetylase family protein; its protein translation is MTSSLETLQSTKETPMTMPETDNKVALIVAAHPDDADFGAAGTAYLWSKEGWTFYYLVCTDGSKGTDDPNMDPAALIKIRREEQREAARRAGVTDVFFLDNVDGELTYTRGLLGDIVRYIRMLKPYAVFTHEPEAFIVRNSFVNHADHRCTGQATIDAIYPSARDRLNFPEQIAEGLEPHKVKEIYIWGSEQANFDSDISDAVEQKIFALNAHVSQGLSSEDPNSDFLKFVRERWRGEDGRYTERFRRVVLFR
- a CDS encoding M3 family metallopeptidase, with the protein product MIEYGNLTPEKVAAGCEQAMRDCDAAITRIVAVPAGERTFANTFAALETAADYVGQASGAYAFMAYVALDDNLRETAREWDEKISKYAVDLTYREDLYQAIKEYSESPEAASLQGERKRLLEHTLRDYRRAGFDLPKDRRKRIQDLNSRLVELGTDFRKAIDTWEDGITVARDQLAGMPDRWIDGLTTVEEDGETKYRVTLDYPEIMPFMDNAESGDLRRTMFLKNQNKGGEPNVKVLEEAIATRNEIATLLGYDSWAAYVVEKRMAKTRDSVDTFLRDLEQQLRPKAAADIETLSRVKQAHAGNATVDAWDWWFYTNRLLKTEYAVDDFEVANYFPLDAAVRGLFLVTQELLGIRYEAAPEAPIWHEDVQAYDIFDAQAGGEPIARFYMDLYPRPNKFNHAAAFTLRSGRRLDDGSYQKPISAIVANFTKPSAESPSLLRHTEVVTFWHEFGHILHQTLTRADFLEFSGSSTERDFVEAPSQMLEHWVWDRDVLNRFAAHHQSGDPLPADLLDAMIRAKNVSSGLRELRQMFFARLDFKFHSPGFDGDTTKAVRELYPTTAFPYPEGTHFQSGFGHLFGYDAGYYGYLWSRVFGDDMFTRFEHAGVFDGETGREYRRTILERGGTVDGDVLVRDFLGREPNTDAFLRSLGLPA